The following are from one region of the Acidimicrobiia bacterium genome:
- a CDS encoding MFS transporter, which produces MDQTTIHRRRWLTLGVLSLSLLIIGLDNTILNVALPTLVHELDASASQLQWMVDSYVLVFAGILLTMGALGDRFGRKLALNAGLIIFGAASLFAAFSTSADMLIVTRAVMGVGGALIMPSTLSIVTNIFKGTERGRAIAAWAAVAGLGIVIGPALGGWLLEQFWWGSVFLINVFVAGVAIVLGSFLVPESKDPDATPLDPLGAVLSIAGLGTLVYAIIEAPSLGWTDPLVVTGFLTSAVFIVGFLYWENRATYPMLRLEFFENPRFSAASGAITLVFFAMFGTIFLLTQYLQFVLGYSPLEAGIRVMPIATMIVAAPLSARIVERIGTKIVVTSGLAVVAGSMAWLATTTIDSGYAHVAVTLALLGIGMGTAMAPATDSIMGSLPLAKAGVGSAMNDTTRMVGGALGVAILGSILASVYSSAMGSAVSALPAEVDQIAQDSIGGAFRVAAELGPAGEPLIDAASRAFVDGMAASVWVAAGIAFLGAVVTALFLPARPRNIEGSAAAADLAADGPSPRTDPS; this is translated from the coding sequence ATGGACCAAACAACCATTCATCGCAGACGGTGGCTGACGCTCGGCGTGCTGTCGCTGAGCCTCCTGATCATCGGACTCGACAACACCATTCTCAATGTCGCCCTTCCCACCCTCGTGCACGAGCTCGACGCATCGGCGAGTCAGTTGCAGTGGATGGTCGACTCATATGTGCTGGTGTTCGCCGGCATCCTGCTCACGATGGGGGCGCTCGGGGACCGGTTCGGGCGGAAGCTCGCCCTCAACGCCGGCCTCATCATCTTCGGTGCGGCGTCGCTGTTCGCGGCGTTCTCCACGAGCGCAGACATGTTGATCGTGACTCGCGCCGTCATGGGTGTCGGCGGCGCCCTGATCATGCCATCGACGCTGTCGATCGTCACCAACATCTTCAAGGGAACGGAACGAGGCCGTGCCATCGCGGCATGGGCCGCCGTTGCGGGGCTCGGGATCGTCATCGGCCCTGCGCTCGGTGGCTGGCTCCTCGAGCAGTTCTGGTGGGGATCGGTCTTCCTGATCAATGTGTTCGTGGCAGGTGTCGCGATCGTGCTTGGCTCCTTCCTCGTGCCCGAGTCCAAGGACCCCGATGCCACACCGCTCGATCCACTCGGAGCCGTTCTATCCATCGCGGGCCTCGGGACCCTCGTGTACGCGATCATCGAGGCACCAAGTCTCGGCTGGACGGACCCACTCGTCGTCACCGGATTCCTCACATCGGCCGTCTTCATCGTCGGCTTCCTGTATTGGGAGAACCGAGCGACCTATCCGATGCTTCGGCTCGAGTTCTTCGAGAACCCTCGATTCAGTGCTGCAAGCGGGGCAATCACCCTCGTGTTCTTCGCCATGTTCGGCACCATCTTCCTGTTGACGCAGTACCTCCAGTTCGTTCTCGGCTACTCGCCTCTTGAGGCCGGCATCCGAGTGATGCCGATCGCGACGATGATCGTCGCTGCCCCGCTCTCGGCACGGATCGTCGAACGCATCGGCACCAAGATCGTCGTCACCTCCGGGCTCGCGGTCGTGGCCGGTTCCATGGCGTGGTTGGCCACCACCACCATCGACTCGGGCTACGCGCATGTCGCCGTCACACTCGCCCTCCTGGGTATCGGGATGGGAACGGCGATGGCACCCGCGACCGACTCGATCATGGGCTCACTCCCCCTCGCCAAAGCAGGCGTCGGATCGGCGATGAACGACACCACCCGGATGGTGGGTGGTGCCCTCGGCGTGGCCATCCTCGGGAGCATTCTCGCGTCGGTGTACTCGTCGGCGATGGGTTCAGCGGTCAGCGCGCTTCCGGCGGAGGTTGACCAGATCGCACAGGACTCGATCGGGGGCGCGTTCCGCGTGGCCGCCGAACTGGGACCTGCGGGCGAGCCGCTGATCGACGCTGCCAGCAGGGCCTTTGTCGACGGCATGGCCGCGTCGGTGTGGGTTGCGGCGGGTATCGCCTTTCTCGGTGCGGTCGTGACGGCCCTGTTTCTTCCAGCGAGGCCGCGCAACATCGAGGGCAGTGCCGCAGCAGCCGACCTTGCCGCCGACGGCCCATCCCCTCGCACCGATCCGTCATGA
- a CDS encoding TlpA disulfide reductase family protein, with product MHETPSEPDASDGTAKHDPDSQEGTVARDIAAASVRDTGSSTLPRWMIGVIAVAALVVAGLITAQILTLNALNENRAGIESLNETLAGQVESIGDEINGLAKDIADLGTSVQALVLAPQAEAGGASTIEPPAASVPAGYLPRFERDAPDQALGMTMGTIEGTDAYTDQPVSIDPADGTRRVWMVWAHWCPYCQQEIPLLSDWYPEASERYETELVTVTTSIDPSRGNPLDAYLDNGDFPFPIVVDASNRMAAKMGVSAFPFWVVTSGSGEVLLRAPGLLQTDHIEELFEQVENIGA from the coding sequence ATGCACGAGACTCCGAGCGAACCCGACGCGTCCGACGGCACAGCCAAGCACGACCCTGACTCCCAGGAAGGGACGGTTGCAAGAGACATCGCCGCCGCCTCGGTACGAGACACGGGTTCGAGCACACTCCCCAGGTGGATGATCGGAGTCATCGCGGTCGCCGCGCTCGTCGTCGCGGGACTCATCACCGCACAGATCCTCACGCTCAACGCCCTCAACGAGAACCGAGCAGGAATCGAATCACTCAACGAGACCTTGGCCGGACAGGTCGAGTCGATCGGCGACGAGATCAATGGACTTGCGAAGGACATCGCCGATCTCGGCACAAGCGTGCAAGCGCTCGTCCTCGCCCCGCAAGCCGAGGCCGGTGGGGCAAGCACCATCGAACCACCAGCAGCGTCCGTGCCGGCCGGATACCTCCCCCGCTTCGAACGCGACGCGCCGGATCAAGCCCTCGGCATGACGATGGGCACAATCGAAGGCACCGACGCCTACACGGATCAACCGGTTTCGATCGATCCGGCCGACGGAACACGGCGCGTCTGGATGGTCTGGGCGCATTGGTGCCCGTACTGCCAACAGGAGATCCCGCTGCTCTCGGACTGGTACCCGGAAGCGTCAGAACGGTACGAGACCGAACTCGTGACCGTGACGACGAGCATCGATCCATCCCGTGGGAATCCGCTTGACGCGTATCTCGACAACGGTGACTTCCCGTTTCCGATCGTGGTCGATGCATCGAATCGAATGGCGGCCAAGATGGGGGTCTCCGCCTTCCCGTTCTGGGTCGTGACCAGCGGCAGCGGCGAGGTCCTCCTCCGTGCCCCAGGGCTGCTCCAAACCGATCATATCGAGGAACTCTTCGAGCAGGTCGAGAACATCGGCGCATAG
- a CDS encoding peptidoglycan DD-metalloendopeptidase family protein gives MIRRALLVTVAVSLLIGAAPATAGDLDDDLAAVRARITSLRSQLSDQQGVRTPIVEEVLAAQTLVDSAAADLATATTAYNDAVTAEAAARTRLDVVREELAVRFAHLAALRSDVDAARTEAKAWAREAYTRGGMAEPAIAFSVPALADIAVGVAYLDVLTGVSSDAADRFQLLVDAEAIEEAKVKAVEAELEHQIAALELSQSDLATAISALDAHRATLQTAADAQQARLDEIDARIDEFESEISALAREESSIKAAIYAASHPTPSSSGALIRPVPGAISSGFGKRVHPITGGIKMHNGVDMNAHHGDPIRAAGDGVVILSGVKGGYGNTVMIDHGGGMVTLYAHQSKLGVSVGQHVSQGQVIGWVGSTGQSTGPHLHFEVRINGTPRNPVNYW, from the coding sequence ATGATTCGCCGCGCCCTTCTCGTCACCGTTGCTGTTTCCCTCCTGATCGGTGCTGCGCCTGCCACCGCAGGTGATCTCGACGATGATCTCGCAGCGGTGCGGGCACGAATCACATCGTTGCGTTCGCAGCTGTCGGATCAACAGGGGGTTCGGACGCCGATCGTTGAAGAGGTCCTCGCGGCCCAGACGCTTGTCGATTCCGCAGCAGCAGATCTGGCCACTGCAACAACCGCGTACAACGACGCCGTCACCGCGGAGGCGGCAGCACGCACGCGGCTGGATGTCGTTCGCGAGGAGCTTGCGGTGCGGTTTGCGCACCTCGCCGCGCTGCGATCCGATGTCGACGCGGCGCGGACGGAGGCCAAGGCGTGGGCTCGCGAGGCGTACACAAGGGGTGGCATGGCCGAACCTGCCATCGCCTTTTCGGTGCCTGCGCTCGCCGACATCGCGGTCGGGGTCGCCTATCTCGATGTTCTGACCGGTGTCTCGTCCGATGCCGCCGATCGATTCCAGCTTCTCGTCGACGCCGAGGCGATCGAGGAGGCCAAGGTCAAGGCCGTCGAGGCCGAACTCGAGCACCAGATCGCGGCCCTGGAACTGTCCCAGTCCGACCTCGCGACGGCGATCTCTGCCCTTGATGCCCATCGAGCCACCCTTCAGACGGCTGCCGACGCGCAGCAGGCGCGTCTCGATGAGATCGACGCAAGGATTGACGAGTTCGAATCGGAGATCTCGGCGCTCGCCCGTGAGGAGTCCTCCATCAAGGCCGCGATCTACGCGGCGTCACATCCGACGCCGAGTTCGTCTGGGGCTCTCATCCGGCCGGTGCCGGGCGCCATCTCCTCGGGGTTCGGCAAGAGGGTGCATCCCATCACCGGAGGCATCAAGATGCACAACGGTGTCGATATGAACGCCCACCACGGCGATCCCATCCGCGCAGCGGGGGATGGTGTGGTGATCCTGTCGGGCGTCAAGGGCGGCTACGGCAACACGGTGATGATCGACCACGGGGGTGGGATGGTGACGCTCTACGCGCATCAGTCCAAGCTTGGTGTGTCGGTCGGCCAGCATGTCTCACAGGGGCAGGTGATCGGGTGGGTGGGCTCGACCGGTCAATCGACCGGTCCCCATCTGCACTTCGAGGTCCGGATCAACGGAACACCCAGAAACCCGGTCAACTACTGGTGA
- a CDS encoding TetR/AcrR family transcriptional regulator: MTSTPPPGRPRDESVDRRVIDATMSLLADEGPSSLTIESIALRAGVSKSSIYRRWSSKDEIIVAAIGTIAAQVTVAATGNLRADLVRALDGLRSLVSDSRAGELLPWLAAEMAKRSEIGLLYFRTVVGPRRAAIGQLVESARSRGEVRTDIDTDTVVDLLTGPVIIRKMTGRLDAAPDDWSTTIVDELLRGLTP, from the coding sequence ATGACATCGACGCCGCCACCCGGTAGACCGCGCGACGAGTCGGTGGACCGTCGGGTCATCGACGCCACGATGTCGCTGCTCGCAGACGAAGGCCCTTCGTCGCTCACGATCGAGTCGATCGCACTCCGAGCCGGCGTCAGCAAGTCATCGATCTACCGGCGCTGGTCATCGAAGGATGAGATCATCGTTGCCGCGATCGGCACCATTGCGGCGCAGGTGACCGTCGCGGCCACCGGCAATCTGCGAGCCGACCTCGTCCGTGCCCTCGACGGGCTGCGGTCATTGGTGTCCGATTCGAGGGCGGGAGAGCTCCTACCGTGGCTCGCCGCAGAGATGGCGAAGCGAAGCGAGATCGGGTTGCTGTACTTCCGCACCGTGGTGGGCCCCCGGCGGGCTGCGATCGGTCAGCTCGTCGAATCTGCTCGGTCCCGCGGCGAGGTTCGGACCGATATCGACACCGACACCGTCGTCGACCTGCTCACCGGACCGGTCATCATCCGAAAGATGACCGGGAGACTCGATGCAGCCCCCGACGACTGGAGCACCACCATCGTCGATGAACTCCTTCGGGGACTCACCCCCTGA
- the smpB gene encoding SsrA-binding protein SmpB, which produces MGGRKVVATNRQARFNYEILDTFEAGMVLRGSEVKSLRAGQAQLKDSYADIRDGEVWLVGAHISPYKFADNGGHDPERQRKLLLHRREIDRLFGRIREEGLTLVPTQIYFAEGRAKVELALGKGKRRHDKRRTIVERQQQREMDRARSHRR; this is translated from the coding sequence ATGGGTGGGCGCAAGGTCGTTGCAACGAATCGTCAGGCGCGGTTCAACTACGAGATTCTCGATACCTTCGAGGCCGGTATGGTCTTGAGGGGCTCGGAGGTCAAGTCGCTGCGTGCTGGCCAGGCCCAGTTGAAGGACTCCTACGCCGACATCCGCGACGGCGAGGTGTGGCTCGTCGGAGCGCACATCTCTCCGTACAAGTTCGCGGACAACGGAGGACATGACCCGGAACGCCAACGCAAGTTGCTCTTGCACCGCCGCGAGATCGATCGCCTCTTCGGCCGCATCCGCGAGGAGGGACTGACCTTGGTTCCGACCCAGATCTACTTTGCTGAAGGTCGAGCCAAGGTTGAGCTCGCGCTCGGCAAGGGGAAGCGGCGCCATGACAAGCGCAGAACGATCGTCGAGCGACAACAACAACGGGAGATGGACCGCGCTCGGAGCCACCGACGATAG